TGGAACTACAAATGATTATTTTATTATAAAAGATTGGGAAGTTGAACAAGGAAGAATTTTTGAAGAAGGTGAACTTTCAAGTGGAAAAAGTGTTTGTATTTTGGGAACAACAGTTGTTAAAAACCTTTTTGGAGATGAAAATCCAATAGGTGCAACTATTAGAATAAAAAATTTCCCTTGTAGTGTAATTGGGGTTTTATCTTCAAAAGGAGCTAGTAGCTTTGGAAGAGACCAAGATGAGGTTGTAATAACACCTCTTAAAATGTATCAAAGAAAGATTCAAGGAAATTTAGATGTATCTACAATAATCGTATCAGTTATGGAAGAAAAATATATTGAAGATGCAAAAGCACAAATAATTTCATTAATGCAAGATAGAAGAGCTATAAAATTAGGAGAAGCGGATAATTTTCATATACGAGATATGAAAGATATATTAAATACTATGACAAGCACAACAAAGATGCTAACATATTTGCTAGGTTCAATTGCTGCTATCTCTTTACTTGTTGGTGGAATTGGGATTATGAATATTATGCTTGTTTCTGTAACTGAAAGAACTAGAGAGATTGGAATAAGACTTGCTATTGGTGCTATGCAAAGTGAAGTTCTACTTCAATTTCTAATTGAAGCAATAGTTCTTTCAACTTGGGGTGGAATTATTGGAATTTTACTTGGGCTTGGTGTTGGTTATGGAGTTGTACAGATATTTGAATTACCATATATTATAAATACTCAAATTATCTTAATATCTTTTATATTTTCAACTTTGATTGGAGTTGTTTTTGGATACTTTCCTGCAAGAAAAGCAGCAAGATTAAATCCAATAGATGCTTTAAGATATGAGTAAAATAGAATCAAAACAGAGTTTTTTGTAATAAAGACTCTGTTTATCCCAAAGCTTTTAATTTAAAACTAAATCTATGAATATCACTTCTTCCAAATTTTCTTATAGCTTCAATATGAGCTTTTGTTCCATATCCTTTATGTTTATGAAAGTTATAGTTCGCATAAAGTGGTGAAATCTCATCCATAAATCTATCTCGACTAACTTTTGCTAAAATTGAAGCAGCACTAACTTCTTTATATTTTGCATCTGCTTTTATCTCTTTTTGAAGATTTTCTATACCAAAATTTGTATTTCCATCCATCAAAAAATTATCGCTAAATTCTTGTAATTTTTCCATTATTTCTAAAATTGAGGATTTAAGACAAAAACTAATACCAAAATCATCTATCTCTTTTGCACTTTTGAAAACTATATGATATTTTGATTTCTCTTTTATTTCATCAAAAAGTTTCTCTCTTTTTTTTTCACTCAATACTTTTGAATCATTTAATCCTAAAATCTCTTTTTCCAAAATAACACCAGCAACTACCAAAGGACCAGCAAGCGGTCCACGGCCTGCTTCATCTATTCCACATAAATTTTTCATAAAAACCTTTTATTTTTCTTAGAAAAGTATTATAATAAAAAATATATTTTATATAAAACTTGACAAGACTTGACTAAAGTTATATAATAACATTAGCAATTAAATACTAGGAGTGCTAATATGAATGACAATATTTTTGAAAAAATGACAAATCAACTAAGAGAGACAATAGATAGTAGTGTAGCTTTAGCTCTACACAATAAAAATCAAGAGGTGCAGATAGTGCACTTGATTTGGGCATTACTTACAAATACTAATTCAGTTTTAAACCAATTATTAAATAAAATGAATGTAAATAAAGCTGCAATTGAGCTTGAAGCAAAATCAAATGCAAGTAAACTTCCAAGTGTAAGCAGTGTTACAAAAGAGAGTATAAAACTTTCACGTGAACTTTATGAAAGTTTTCAAAAAGCTCAAGGGCAAATGGCAAGCAATGGAGATAAGTTTATAGCTATTGATACTTGGCTTATTTCAAATTTTGATAATAAAGTAATAAAAGATATTTTAGGTAAATATATAGATTTAAAAGAAGCAAAAAAAGAGCTAGAAACTATAAGAGCAGGAAAACAAATAGATAGCCAAAGTGGAGATGATAATCTTGAAGCTTTAAATAAATATGGGATAGATTTAAATAAAAAAGCTATTGATGGAGAGCTTGATCCTGTTATTGGAAGAGATGAGCAGATAAACAGAATGATGCAAATCTTAATTAGAAAAACAAAAAACAATCCTATTTTAATAGGAGAACCAGGAACTGGAAAAACAGCAATTGCAGAAGGTTTAGCTCAAAGAATTGTAAATAAAGATGTACCTACAAGTTTATTAAATAAAAGAGTTGTAACTCTTGATATGAGTGCTTTAATAGCAGGTGCAAAATATAGAGGAGAGTTTGAAGATAGATTAAAATCTGTAATTGATGAAGTTAAACAAGCTGGAAATATAATCTTATTTATAGATGAAATTCATACAATAATTGGTGCAGGTGCATCTGAAGGAAGTATGGATGCTGCAAATATTTTAAAACCAAGTTTGGCTAGAGGCGAACTTCATACAATTGGTGCAACAACACTAAAAGAGTATAGAAAATATTTTGAAAAAGATGCTGCAATGCAAAGAAGATTTCAGCCTATAAAAGTAGATGAACCAACTGTTAATGAAGCTTTACATATTTTAAGAGGAATAAAAGAGAAGCTTGAAACTCACCATAATGTTACTATAAATGATAGTGCATTGGTTGCTGCTGCAAAACTTTCAAATAGATATATAACTGATAGATTCTTACCTGATAAAGCAATAGATTTAATAGATGAAGCAGCAGCAGAGCTTAAAATGCAAATTGAGTCAGAACCAACAGCTCTTTCAACTATTAAAAGAGAGATTCAAACTCTAAATGTAGAAAAAGAGGCTTTAAAAATGGAAAAAAGCCAAAAA
Above is a genomic segment from Aliarcobacter cryaerophilus containing:
- a CDS encoding ABC transporter permease — encoded protein: MLLNALLIAIKEIRRNILRSILTILGIVIGVASVIAMVMIGDGTTANVTANIEKLGSNMLNVRVGQEKRGAPRDDNSAKPFKIEDITAIKNEVANLKGVTAENSSMANVVFGNKSNSSLIVGTTNDYFIIKDWEVEQGRIFEEGELSSGKSVCILGTTVVKNLFGDENPIGATIRIKNFPCSVIGVLSSKGASSFGRDQDEVVITPLKMYQRKIQGNLDVSTIIVSVMEEKYIEDAKAQIISLMQDRRAIKLGEADNFHIRDMKDILNTMTSTTKMLTYLLGSIAAISLLVGGIGIMNIMLVSVTERTREIGIRLAIGAMQSEVLLQFLIEAIVLSTWGGIIGILLGLGVGYGVVQIFELPYIINTQIILISFIFSTLIGVVFGYFPARKAARLNPIDALRYE
- a CDS encoding ribonuclease HII; this encodes MKNLCGIDEAGRGPLAGPLVVAGVILEKEILGLNDSKVLSEKKREKLFDEIKEKSKYHIVFKSAKEIDDFGISFCLKSSILEIMEKLQEFSDNFLMDGNTNFGIENLQKEIKADAKYKEVSAASILAKVSRDRFMDEISPLYANYNFHKHKGYGTKAHIEAIRKFGRSDIHRFSFKLKALG
- a CDS encoding ATP-dependent Clp protease ATP-binding subunit; protein product: MNDNIFEKMTNQLRETIDSSVALALHNKNQEVQIVHLIWALLTNTNSVLNQLLNKMNVNKAAIELEAKSNASKLPSVSSVTKESIKLSRELYESFQKAQGQMASNGDKFIAIDTWLISNFDNKVIKDILGKYIDLKEAKKELETIRAGKQIDSQSGDDNLEALNKYGIDLNKKAIDGELDPVIGRDEQINRMMQILIRKTKNNPILIGEPGTGKTAIAEGLAQRIVNKDVPTSLLNKRVVTLDMSALIAGAKYRGEFEDRLKSVIDEVKQAGNIILFIDEIHTIIGAGASEGSMDAANILKPSLARGELHTIGATTLKEYRKYFEKDAAMQRRFQPIKVDEPTVNEALHILRGIKEKLETHHNVTINDSALVAAAKLSNRYITDRFLPDKAIDLIDEAAAELKMQIESEPTALSTIKREIQTLNVEKEALKMEKSQKNEDRIKEIEKELANKKEEKQNLEARFENEKQTFNATSELKIKIDELKTKANIAKRESKFEEAAKIEYGEIPALEAKIKENSEKWDRMQKEGTLLRNSVDEESIASIVSKWTGIPVNKMMDSEKQKVLKVEEVLKKDVIGQDEAIKAISRAIKRNKAGLSETSRPIGSFLFLGPTGVGKTESAKTLAKFLFDDPKSLIRFDMSEYMEKHAVSRLVGAAPGYVGYEEGGQLTEAVRRKPYSVILFDEVEKAHPDVFNILLQVLDDGRLTDNKGVTVDFKNTIIILTSNIGSARIIEINDKEQRRKAVLDELKSHFRPEFLNRLDDIVIFEQLGIDAISNIVDILFNNIKKKVEEKGIKISLTNEAKDYIAKVGFDPVYGARPLKRAIYEIVEDKLAELILEDSIGDGSSVEFDIKNDEIVVNVS